ACATTTGATCCACCTTAAATGGCACGATGAGCTTCATGTTATCTATGAAAAAAATGGGGTCAGGGCTTGAATTTTGAATTTGAGGTTTTTATTAGTCTCATAGTTGCAATTCAAAATTCAAGGCCTGCCCCCGAAGTTTGAATACTACGAATTTTGGTTGCTTCATTGCCAGTTTAGGCTGGATATGCGGGAAAACTCATAAGACTGAAGGAAACGATAGCACTAAAATTTCATTAATTGCAGATGGCAGTGTCGAGAGTTAATTTACTTCTAAAATAGTTATAAGCTTACTTTGATAACTTAACCACATTTCTTAATACTATTTGCCTTGTTTTTCACCTGTCGAAAAGTAGGACAGCGAGGGCACGAAAACCCCCCTTTTTATTCGAAGGATGATGACGAAGGAATGTCGCAAAAAAATGTTTTTGAGTCATTATGAATTTGACGATAAATAATTAAGAATGAACCTACATTGCCTTTGCGCTGGAGCCACCTTAACTTAAAGGTTACAGATGGAAAATGTTCGTAGATTTAAATTTTCAGTAAGTTCGCAGCATTTAAGTAACTTATTTTCATTTTATCTTCATCGTTCAATTGTACTGAATCCAACCATTGACTTGCTTTCAAATTATCTTCATAAGGATAGTCAACTGAAAACATTATTCTATCTGTACTCACGGTAGAAATTGCATGCATCAAAGAAGGAGTATCAAAAAAACCGCTTGTTGTTAGGAAGATATTAGTATTGAGATACTCTGTAATTGTTTTTTTACATTCAATTTTTTCACGCCAACCTTCTTCCTTTAGTCGATGATCAAGTCGCCAAGCCCAAAATGCAAGCATTTCCCCCATGTGACCAATGATAATTTTAAGGTTAGGGTATCTATCGAAAAGTCCTGATAGCATTAAGCGCAAAACATGTTCCGCTGTTTCAATGTGAAATCCCCACGCTGAGCCATGTAATGCTGCGTAAGGTGAATATGTAGCTATTCTTTCTTCAGGGATTCCTCTAGGGTGTATATAAACTGGAATGTTATTGCTATGAATGTATCCCCAAAACTCATCAAAAGCTTTTTCATCAAGATATTTTGCCGGTGTATAGTTACTACTATCATAACCATTTATTAGGCAACCAACGATTTCTTTAGCACCTTGAATGCGTTCAAGTTCTTTGATTGCAAGTTCTGGTGCATAAGTAGGTAGGCATGCAAAGGCCCGAAATCTATTAGGAGATTTATTAACGCAGTCTATTAAATAATCATTCCACTTTTGGGCGCAAGATTCTAATTGCGCTGCTATCGCTAATGATTGTAATCCTGGAG
The DNA window shown above is from Legionella sp. PC997 and carries:
- a CDS encoding amidohydrolase family protein; the encoded protein is MKKIALEEAIVVPGRDLILEHKSHFEFSQNLARLKDIHELRIESMDEAGIALSVLSVTTPGLQSLAIAAQLESCAQKWNDYLIDCVNKSPNRFRAFACLPTYAPELAIKELERIQGAKEIVGCLINGYDSSNYTPAKYLDEKAFDEFWGYIHSNNIPVYIHPRGIPEERIATYSPYAALHGSAWGFHIETAEHVLRLMLSGLFDRYPNLKIIIGHMGEMLAFWAWRLDHRLKEEGWREKIECKKTITEYLNTNIFLTTSGFFDTPSLMHAISTVSTDRIMFSVDYPYEDNLKASQWLDSVQLNDEDKMKISYLNAANLLKI